Within Betaproteobacteria bacterium, the genomic segment GGGCGGTTGGTGCCGGAATCGATGGCTTCGAATTCGTTGATCAATTGCAGCTCGACGGCTTTCCAGTTTTCGAGCGCGTATTGCATGGTCGGCGCGATATCCGGCACGGCGACGGCGCGGGAGAGATTTTCATCGACCAGCAGCAAGGTGCCGTCGCGCGGGTTGCTGGGGCCTTTGAGGGAGGCGAGTTTCATCTAGTCTTCCTTTCGAATTGTGCGCTTCGATACCTCAGCGCGAACGGTGAATGATTGGGTGCCCACACTTTCCGTTCGCCCTGAGTTCCTCTTTTTCCATTCGCATCGTGCGCTTCGATACCTCAGCGCGAACGGGGACAAATTGGGGGGCCCCCCCGCGGGGGCCGGGGGTGCGGGGGGGGGGGGGCAGGGTACGCCGTGTATTGAAGGGCACTCTTAAGTACTGAGCGGATTGCGCGTTCCCCATGCCAACCTTTGTACTTCTTTCCAATCGCCACGCATCATGGCTTCTTTCTTCTTGCGACTCCAGCCTTTGATTCGCCGTTCCATTTCAAGCGCCTCCAGACGCGTGAAGAATTGTTCCGCGAACACCAATGTCACCGGTAGGCGCGGAGCAGTGTAGCCATCAATTTTCCCCTCACCATGTTGCGCAATCCGGTATTCAAGATTGTCGGTGTGCCCAGTGTAATAGGAGCCGTCGCTGCATTTGAGGATGTATACCCAGAATGGCATTTTCGGGATTTTCCTGTCCTTCGACAAGCTCAGGACGAACGGGGAGAAGAGGCAGTGTCAAACCCCTCC encodes:
- a CDS encoding GIY-YIG nuclease family protein, whose translation is MPFWVYILKCSDGSYYTGHTDNLEYRIAQHGEGKIDGYTAPRLPVTLVFAEQFFTRLEALEMERRIKGWSRKKKEAMMRGDWKEVQRLAWGTRNPLST